The following DNA comes from Cedecea neteri.
AACGCTCACAGTCAGCTTTTGACCCAACTCCAGCAACAACTCTCCGATAACCAGAATGACATTGATTCCCTGCGCGGTCAGATTCAGGAAAGTCAGTATCAGCTGAATCAGGTTGTGGAACGTCAAAAGCAAATTTTGCTGCAGATGGATAGCCTTAGTGGCGCTGCGGCGGGAGCAGGGCAACAGCCTGCTGCCGGTGCATCCCAGGCCGCCACGCCGGACGCAGGGGCCTCTAACGCGGCGCCTGCTGCCCCAGTGCAGGGCGGTGACGCTAATAGCGACTACAACGCAGCTATCGCGCTGGTGCAGGATAAATCGCGTCAGGACGATGCTATCAACGCGTTTCAGGCCTTTGTGAAGAAGTATCCGGATTCAACTTATCTGCCTAACGCCAATTACTGGCTGGGTCAGTTGAATTACAACAAAGGCAAAAAGGACGATGCGGCGTTTTATTTTGCCTCCGTGGTGAAAAACTACCCAAAATCTCCTAAAGCACCGGACGCCATGTTTAAGGTTGGCGTGATCATGCAGGACAAAGGCGACGCTGCAAAAGCGAAAGCCGTCTACCAGCAGGTCGTTAAACAGTATCCCAATACTGAAGGTGCAAAGCAGGCTCAAAAACGTCTGAATGCGCAATAATGCGTGCGGCCTGACCAGATATCGTCGTTTTTCTGGTCTTGCCGTGCGAAACGTAAGCAGTTGAGCGATCTGCGTCAAAATTATTGTTGCGTCAAAATCTTAAATCAGTAATATATGCCGCCGTTGCCAAGGGATACTAAATAAACCCAAAGTGACGCAAAAGTGGGTCGTTAGCTCAGTTGGTAGAGCAGTTGACTTTTAATCAATTGGTCGCAGGTTCGAATCCTGCACGACCCACCACTTTAAAGTAGTAAGCAGTAAACAAGTTTGCAGTAAGCCGCACAGCGGGTCGTTAGCTCAGTTGGTAGAGCAGTTGACTTTTAATCAATTGGTCGCAGGTTCGAATCCTGCACGACCCACCATCTTTTAAGATGAAAGTTGTAGTGAATCGAAAACGGTTCGAGTAGGGCAAAGCAAAACTTCAAAGCAGTAACCGCATAAAGCGGGTCGTTAGCTCAGTTGGTAGAGCAGTTGACTTTTAATCAATTGGTCGCAGGTTCGAATCCTGCACGACCCACCAATGTAGAAAGGCGCCCTAAAGGCGCCTTTTTGCTATTTGATATTCGGGCAGGGTTCTAGCCTGCAGCAGGTTCGACAAAATCGCTTTTGATTTTGCACGTCGCTTGCGACGAGCCCGAAGGGCACCGTCATCCTGCACGACCCACCAATGTAGAAAGGCGCCCTAAAGGCGCCTTTTTGCTATCTGCGATTTGAAAATCCTGCCATTCCCGGCACTCATTCTCCACTGGTCTGTTTCTCTCAGCGCATCGAGCAATAACCCACGACATTTCGACTAAATTTCGCTATCTTGTTTAGCATATAAAACAATGAGTGCCGAAGATGGCGTGAATCACGCTTTATTTGGCCTGTAATGTTAAGTCAGTAAAACGAGACTGCATGATGAGCGTAATGTTTGACCCGGAAACTGCGATTTATCCCTTCCCGCCTAAACCTGCGCCCCTGAGCGGAGATGAAAAACAGTTTTATCGTGAAAAAATTAAGCGTCTGCTTAAAGAGCGGGATGCGGTGATGGTGGCGCATTACTACACCGACCCGGAAATCCAGTCGCTTGCCGAAGAAACCGGTGGGTGTATCTCTGACTCGCTGGAGATGGCTCGCTTTGGCGCTAACCATCCAGCGTCTACGCTACTGGTGGCGGGGGTGCGTTTCATGGGGGAAACGGCGAAAATCCTCAGCCCCGAAAAGACCATTTTAATGCCCACCCTCAATGCCGAATGCTCATTAGATCTCGGCTGCCCGATTGAGGCATTTAATGCTTTCTGCGACCAGCACCCGGATCGTACTGTCGTCGTCTATGCTAATACCTCTGCCGCGGTAAAAGCCCGGGCAGACTGGGTCGTCACATCCAGTATTGCGGTAGAGCTGATTGAACATCTGGATAGCCTGGGCGAGAAAATCATCTGGGCACCGGATCGCCACCTTGGCAACTACGTTCAGAAGCAGACTGGGGCCGACGTACTGTGCTGGCAAGGAGCCTGCATTGTGCATGA
Coding sequences within:
- the cpoB gene encoding cell division protein CpoB — protein: MSSNFRHHLLSLSLLVGIAAPWAATAQAPISSVGSGSVEDRVTQLERISNAHSQLLTQLQQQLSDNQNDIDSLRGQIQESQYQLNQVVERQKQILLQMDSLSGAAAGAGQQPAAGASQAATPDAGASNAAPAAPVQGGDANSDYNAAIALVQDKSRQDDAINAFQAFVKKYPDSTYLPNANYWLGQLNYNKGKKDDAAFYFASVVKNYPKSPKAPDAMFKVGVIMQDKGDAAKAKAVYQQVVKQYPNTEGAKQAQKRLNAQ
- the nadA gene encoding quinolinate synthase NadA — protein: MSVMFDPETAIYPFPPKPAPLSGDEKQFYREKIKRLLKERDAVMVAHYYTDPEIQSLAEETGGCISDSLEMARFGANHPASTLLVAGVRFMGETAKILSPEKTILMPTLNAECSLDLGCPIEAFNAFCDQHPDRTVVVYANTSAAVKARADWVVTSSIAVELIEHLDSLGEKIIWAPDRHLGNYVQKQTGADVLCWQGACIVHDEFKTQALARMKALYPNAAVLVHPESPQAVVDMADAVGSTSQLINAAKTLPHQQLIVATDRGIFYKMQQACPDKELLEAPTAGEGATCRSCAHCPWMAMNGLKAIAEGLEQGGAAHTIEVDAALREGALVPLNRMLDFAAELRRTIKGNA